The sequence below is a genomic window from Myxocyprinus asiaticus isolate MX2 ecotype Aquarium Trade chromosome 9, UBuf_Myxa_2, whole genome shotgun sequence.
CACTTCCCAGAAAGCGTTGAGTCGAAGAGTGACGTCATCGTGTCGGATACGGAAATGCTGTCCTACGTGTTCAGATGAGGCAGGAAGTTGACATGTCACGGATGCTGCAATGTTTTTTAACACACTTGGATAAACACACATTGGCTTCGTGAATTCACTAATACTGCTGGAAGAGCAGGTGAgtgttatatatacatatagagcGGAACAGACTGTGTAAATAACTGTTTTACCAGCTGATTATCAAGGAACAAGGCCCATAGAGCAACACAAATACCCACTGTCATGTTTTGTGCcttgtattatattttttattcttaattaAGCATGACTACTCACAGTTACATGAAGACTAGCTGGCAGTTTTGTATTTAAACAGTGATTTTATTTCGATGTTATATTAGAGCTGCTTCTCCCGGGAGTGTATAAAGCCATTAAGAGTGAAAGAACTGATCTAGAATCAGCATTACCTGTTTACATTATAGATCATAACAGGCAAGTACCTGTCAGGGCTGTTAATTTGACTATGAATCCTGGTTCTTGTGTTCTTAGATTTTAGCTCAGGCCTTTCGCACCTACTGTAATACATAACTATGTGAGTATAAAATATAATGATAGTTTATGAGCCTGTTGTGCTTCTTGGGTTTACCATTGTTGATAATGACTAGCCAAAATGTCTTAAACTGATTTTTGTCACAGCATCTTTAAGAAGATTAATTCTGTAAAGAACAATAtcaacagtaaacataaacattggagtccaaaaaaaataaatgaatccaATTTAATACACTATGTTTTCATTTACAAATTATACAAGCATAGTaccttgaataaaaaaaaatggttgtaaTAACATCATTCTTGTCCTATTCTGATCTCTCTGGTTCAGCTACAGTATGTTGCCCACGAGCTCCCCAGCGATCCATCGCAATGGCAGCTTGAGTGAGCGGGATGCAGCACGCCACACTGCCGGTGCCAAGCGCTACAAGTACCTGCGGCGTCTCCTGCACTTCAGACATATGGATTTTGAGTTTGCCATATGGCAGATGCTCTATCTGTTCACATCACCGCAGAAAGTGTACCGCAACTTCCACTATCGCAAACAGACTAAAGACCAGTGGGCCAGAGATGACCCTGCTTTCCTGGTGCTGCTCAGCATCTGGCTGTGTGGTCAGTACTTTGAGTTGCTAAGGGAAACAAAGGAAAGGGATTTAAACAGTAGCCGACTAATATGGCAGATGCTGAAGTAGGTAACTAGGGAACGGGGTGGCCGATAATATGCAGTTATATATGTAGGAGAATAGAGTTTAATCTAGCAATTCAGATGTACACATATACGCTGAaattgaaaggaatattccgggttcaacacaagttaggctcagtcgaaagcatttgtggcataatgttaattaccacaaaagtaaattttgactcgtccctccttttcttttaaaaaagcaaatatctgggtgaCAGATTtcaaggggtcatgacatgaggaattaaattttccttgatcttttgacatataagagctcattgtactattaaaaacatgctgtaagtttcagaactcaaaatttcctcgtcactgcaaaaagagcatttgttgaaaccaatctgccaaaacgactcTTTCTCGACTTCCTCGGCATTATGATGTCACACTCTccagacatttgcatctgaccgcctccaaaACAGCACaccaacgcctactttacctaaTCATTTCCGTAGCCCCGCCCAtcagcggtgagcagtgagatggcaaataGAGCAGGTCAGTcgagagcagagagccaatcagaacagtgggcatgtactgtcaagtcttaaaggagaagcagcaccaaaactgagcatttctgaTAGAGGGTTCAGAATGAGGGTgggaaatgatcatgttttacaaatatatgactgttttggggggttttttgtgcaaaaaaaaaaacttctctaatatcataagtgaacctcaagggacataataaaataatacaaattggcATGGCATGACCCCTTTATGggaacttgcaatggaagtgaatggggccaatctgtaaatgttaaaatactcactgttttaaaagtatagtcagaagacataaacagtatgtgtgttaacatgattttagtgtgataaaattgttcaCTAACCCTTTCTgtctaaagttatatccaattttacaaatttgttgccatgacaacaaaacGGCATGGCTTAAACCCTtaaacgaccataaaaacgatTAGTTTAATTACTTTACAGCTcacataatacatgagttttaacagaagcattaatgtaagtgcttttataaaattataagcatcacatttctgcctttaaaccctccaaaaattggccccattcacttccattgtaagtgcctcactgtaacctcaatttttgctgctttttagaatattcttgtaTAGAATATTCCTGTAATGACCAATTATTTAAGACAATCTTCATTATCTATGCAGTGTCAACGGTGGGCTTTGGTCTGGTGCTAGAAATGGGTTTTGTGGAGACGTTGACGCTGTTGCTCTGGGTCGTTTTCATTGACTGTATTGGAGTCGGGCTGCTTATATCCACACTCATGTGGTAAGAtgccacacacacttacacacaca
It includes:
- the unc50 gene encoding protein unc-50 homolog; this encodes MLPTSSPAIHRNGSLSERDAARHTAGAKRYKYLRRLLHFRHMDFEFAIWQMLYLFTSPQKVYRNFHYRKQTKDQWARDDPAFLVLLSIWLCVSTVGFGLVLEMGFVETLTLLLWVVFIDCIGVGLLISTLMWFVTNKYLMKHPNRDYDVEWGYAFDVHLNAFYPLLVILHFLQLFFINHVVVISADWFLGYFVGNTLWLIAIGYYIYITFLGYNALPFLKNTAVLLYPFALLGLLYVLSISLGWNFTKGLCWFYKHRVQ